Genomic window (Pristiophorus japonicus isolate sPriJap1 chromosome 9, sPriJap1.hap1, whole genome shotgun sequence):
catTTCCCCTTGAGTCTTTGTCCTtcggtctttttccctgggtcttttccgctGGCTCTGTTCGTCTGATTCTTTTCGCCTGAGCCTTTTCCCCTGGTTCTTTACTTATGGGTGTTTtttcctgggtctttttcccttgagtcttttcccctggttcttttcccctggatctattcccctcggtcttttccccTCGGGCTTTTCCCctaggtcttttcccttgagtattttcccctgggtctttttcccaggTCTTTTTTCCATGGCTGTTTTCCCCTGGTCTTTTGCCTTGGTATTTTCCcttgtgtcttttcccctgggtcttttcctctgggtctttttccaTGGATCTTTTCCCATGGGTCTTTTCCACTGAGACTTTAACcttggtctttttcccagtatctttaccCCTGGGGCTTTTCACCAGCATTTTTTCACTTGGGTTTTTTCTGCTGGGTCTTTTTCTCTGGGTCTTTTCCTCCGGGTCTTTTTCTCTGAGTCTTTTGCCCATGGTCTTTTCCCCTGGCTCTTTTCCCAGAGTCTTTACACCTGGGGCTATTCCtcttggtcttttcccctgggacttttccctgggtctttttccctgggtcttttcccctgggtatttCCCCTTGAGTGTTTGCCCTttggtctttttccctgggtcttttccgctGGTTCTATTCGTCTgattcttttcccctgagtcttttcccctggttcttttcTTATGGGTGTTTTTTCCTGGGTGTTCTTCCCTTGGTCTTTTTCCAACTATCCTTTTTCCTCGGGCTTTTCCCCAGGGTCATTTCTCCTGGGTCttctcccctgggtcttttcccctgggtcttttcccctgtgtcttttcccttgagtcttttcctctggttcttttcctttaaatcttttcctctgggtcttttccccttgaTCTTTtgccttgagtcttttcccctgggtcttttacccGGATCTATTCCCCTgggacttttcccctgggtcttttcccttcggtcttttcccctgggtcttttcccccggTTCTGTTCCCACAGGTCTTTTCCCGTGAGTCTTTTCTACTGGTTAATTTCCCCTGATTCTTTTCCcttggtctttttcccagtatcttcccccctgggtcttttccccggggtcttttcccctgcgtcttttttcctcgatcttttccccAGGGTCTTTTCTTACGGCTGTTTTTTCcagggtctttttccctgggtcttttccctagggccttttcccttgagtcttttcccctgtgtcttttcccttcagtcttttcccctgggtcttttcccccggGTCTGTTCCCCCAGGTCTTTTCCCGTGAGTCTTTTCTACTGGTTCATTTCCCCTGATTCTTTTCCCTTGGTCTTTTTCCGAGTATCTtcccccctgggtcttttcccctgggtcttttcccctgcgtcttttttCTTCGATCTTTTCCCCAGGGTCTTTTCTTACGGCTGTTTTTTCcagggtctttttccctgggtcttttccccagggccttttcccttgagtcttttcccctgggtcttttcccctgggtcttttccccaggATCTTTTCCCTTGAATCTTTTCCCCtatgtcttttcccctgagtcttttccttgggtcttttcccctgaatcttttccccAAGGTCTTTTCCCCTGGTCATTTGCCAGGGTCTTTTCCCTTGGTCTTTTTCCAAGTATCTTTTCCCCTACGGCTTTTTCCCAGGGTATTTTCCCCTGGGTCTTCTCCCCTGGGTTTTTTCCCCCAAGGTCTTttcccttgaaacattttctcaagGTTTTTtttcctgcgtcttttcccctgggtcttttactcTGGTTCTTTGCCCTTTAGTCTTAAccctgagtctttccccctgagtctttccaCCTGGGTCTTTTACCCTg
Coding sequences:
- the LOC139274035 gene encoding cylicin-2-like yields the protein MGKRLREKDPEEKTQRKRPSRKNPSEKMLVKSPRGKDTGKKTKVKVSVEKTHGKRSMEKDPEEKTQGKRHKGKYQGKRPGENSHGKKTWEKDPGENTQGKRPRGKARGEKTEGNRSRGKEPGEKTQGKKTQEKTPISKEPGEKAQAKRIRRTEPAEKTQGKRPKDKDSRGNAQGKRPREKDPWKSPRGKDTGEKPQG